TCAGGAAAACGCTTTAGTGTTGAGTTAAGTTTAGGAGAAAATAGAAAGGTGAAAGAAGACTTTGAATTGTAATCAAGGGGAAAGAGCATGGCGGGAAAAAAGCCTGTATTTTTCCGTATTATAAAATCCATTGTTTCATTTAAATACCCAGGTAGAAGTTGGATAGCTCAACCAATACTCGCAGCAATTGCGATGTTTGTCTGCGTGCTCATATCACCAGTGTTGGCACAAGCTCCTCTTGTCAATTCTACTGTTCATCAATTTACAATTAGCGAGGGTAAAACACAAGACCTTGTGCAACAGGGTAAAAAACTTTACGAGGCTGGACAGTTTACCCTTGCTGTTAAAGTGTTGCAAGAGGCTTCTGCTGCTTTTAGAACTCAGGGAGATTATTTAGGGGAAGCTGTAACTTTGAGCAATCTCTGTTTAGCTTTTCAACAACTCAGTTTATGGAACCAAGCTGAAAAAGCGATCGCTCAAAGTCTCAATTTATTAAAAAGTTTAAAGAATTCCCAAGAAAGTTCTAATATCCTAGCACAAGCCCTCGATGTGCAAGGACGCTTACAATTATCGCGGGGACAATCTGAAGCAGCATTGACCACTTGGCAACAAGCTGCTGGGATTTATCAGCAAATCAAAGACACTGCTGCATTCACCCGTAACCAGATTAACTCGGCTCAAGCTCTACAAGTTTTAGGACGATACCGTCAAGCAAAGAAAATTTTAACTGAAGTTTCGCAAACTTTTCAAAACCAAAGCGACTCATCAACAAAAGCATCGGGACTATTGAGTCTTGGCAACATTATGCAAGTCGTTGGTGATTTAAAGGAATCTCAGCAGGTATTGCAGCAAAGTTTAGCACTTGCAAAAGCGACGTCGTCTGATCAAATAATCGCTGAAACTCTCTTTAGCTTGGGAAACACTGCCCGTGCCCAGCATGATAAAAAAAAGGCATTGGATTATTACCAGCAAGCTGCAAGTGCTTCAACTGATTCAACTACACGTACTCAGGCACATCTGAATCGACTAAGCCTACTTGTTGAGACAAAGCAATTTGCAGATGCATCAGCATTATCGTCCCAAATCCAATCTGAAATCAACAACTTGCCGGCAAGTCGGATGGTAGTTGAGGCAAAAATAAACTTTGCCCAAAGTTTGATGAAACTAAACTCTTGCACCAGTTGTAAGACGATTCCGCCAAGGGTTGGAAACCCCCCGCGAGTAGCAAAAGTCTTCTCAACAGAACAAAATACCGACTCATCAAAGTTTTTAGTCAATTTTAATGGACTTGGATTATTACCCCGGAACTTCAGTTCTGGGCGGGCGACATTGCTCATGGAGAATCGTGCTACATCTCCCTCATCCCCTTCTGTGCTAGAAACTTCAGCCCAGATACTAGCTAATGCAGTTCAGCAGGCGCAAAGTTTACAAGACAACCGAGCAGAATCTTATGCCCTTGGGACTCTTGGGAATTTGTATCAAATCAATCAGCAGTTTACGGATGCCCAAAAGCTCACTCAGAAAGCTTTAGTTATAGCTCAAAATCTTCATGCATTAGATATAGTTTATCAATGGCAATGGCAACTAGGACGTATATACAAGCAGCAGGGAAATCAAAAAACTGCAATTGCTTACTATTCTGAAGCTTTTAACACTCTCCAAACTTTACGTAGTGATTTAGTTGCTATCAATCCAGACATTCAGTTTTCCTTCCGTGAAAGTGTGGAACCTGTGTATCGGGAGTTAGTCGCATTGCTATTGCAAACAGAGAACGAGAGTATCCAACATCAAGAAAGCCAAAAGTCAGAAAACCAAAAAAATCTGCAGCAAGCTCGTTTTGTAATAGAAGCACTGCAAATTGCAGAATTAGATAATTTCTTTCGCTCAGCATGTTTAACTGCAAAGCAGAAACTTGATCTAATTGTTGATAAAAAAGACTCACGCTCAGCAGTTCTCTATCCAATCATTTTACCAGACCGTTTAGATGTTATTCTCAAATTGCCTAATCAGAACTTGCGGCACTACAAAACTGTCATTGCTGAAAATAAGGTAGAACGTGTTGTAGAAAATCTCACAGAATATTTACGCGATGTCACCAGAACTTCTCAAGTCAAACAGCTATCCCAACAAATATACGACTGGTTAATTCAACCTGCTGAAGCAGAGTTAAGCAAAAGTGGGATCAAAACCCTAGTGTTTGTCCTAGATGGAGCGTTGCGTAACATACCAATGTCAGTTCTCTATGACAAACAACATGAGAAATATCTGGTTGAAAAGTATGCGATCGCGATCGCCCCTGGATTACAACTGCTAGATCCCAAACCATTGCAAAAAGTCAAGTTAAATACCATTATTGCTGGAGTAGCTGCAGAACGGACTATTGAAAACCGCAAGTTTCCTCCGCTCCAAAATGTACCCCAGGAACTGCAACAAATCCAGTCTGAGGTACCCAAAACTGAAGAACTTTTAAATCAAAAGTTTACCGAACATAATCTCCAAAAAGAATTGCAATCAGCTCCCTTTTCTGTAGTTCATCTGGCGACTCACGGTGAGTTTAGTTCCGATCCAGAAAAAACTTTTGTTCTCACCTGGGATAAGTTACTTAAGGTGAAAGAATTTGATCACTTACTGCGATTCAGGGACACAAAAACGTCGAGTGCTATCGAATTGCTTGTGCTGAGTGCTTGTAAAACAGCTGTTGGAGACAAGCGAGCCGCTTTGGGACTTGCTGGAGTAGCTGTACAGGCAGGCGCACGTAGTACACTTGCAACATTGTGGTCTGTAGATGATGAAGCTACCGCCAATTTGATGAGTTGGTTTTACAAAGAATTGAAAGCAGGAGTTAATAAAGCCGAAGCACTCCAGCGTGCTCAACTAGCTGTTTTTGCCCAACAGAAAAGTCCATATTTTTGGGCACCTTTTGTATTAGTGGGGAATTGGCTCTAATGGGAGCAAGCAACAGGAGTGAGCCAAGAAGAACTATGAGGAATCGCAAAGGCTCTACATTTATTGTAAATCTTTGTAAAGACGATACTCCGGAGGAGCCGCCCCTAAGGGGCGATCGCGCTTGCAGGGCAGTTCGAGGATCGCACCCTTTAGTCATGCCGCACTCCCATGAGCGATCGCTACTTCTGAGATTACTGTTTCTATCGTATTTAGATTGAAAAAGTGTAACTTATAGTGGTTTCCTATTTCAGTAAGCAGAACTTTTCGGTCTACTGATATTTGTAAATCTCTTTAGCAGGACAAGAAAGTGCAAATCACCCGACTCACTCAACAAATACAATTCATCATCGAAATCGACAAACTAAAACAAATCCTCCGCCAAACTCTGTTGACTGATGGTTCACGCCGGGAAAATAGTGCAGAACACTCCTGGCATTTGGCAATAATGGCTGTAGTCTTAGCAGAATATGCTCCAGAAGGAGTTGACTTATCGCGTGCCATCAAGATGCTGCTGATTCACGATTTGGTGGAAATTGATGCAGGTGATACCTTCTGTTATGATGTGCAGGGTAACGAAAGCAAGCAAGAGCGAGAAGCTCAAGCAGCGTTGCGTCTATTTGGACTTTTGCCAGCAGATCAAGCAAGTGAGTTACGTTCTGTTTGGGAAGAGTTTGAAACACTGCAAACACCCACTGCTAAGTTTGCAGCAGCCCTAGATCGCATACAACCTTTGCTGCACAACCAGCAAACTCAAGGGGGTACTTGGCGCATTCATAGTGTTACACGCGATCAGGTGATGAAACGGGTAGCGCCTGTGGAGACGGGAACACCAGAACTTTGGTCTTTTGTGCAGCAACTGATTGAAGATTGTATAGCAGCTGGTTATCTTAAATATGCTCCTGCAAGTACTCCAGCAAAATGACACATCTCAAAAAGACAAGGGGGGCGGTATAACGCCCCTTCAAGAATTACACTGTGCCAGATTTGGGCTGCCCCAAGCTTGGGGAATAACTTTTTCTAGACGAGATTTCTCAAAACGACTGATCGCAAATAAATCCTTTGACTGGTTTGCAAACATCTCAGTTGGATCGCCGATTGTAAGTGCTGCCAAATATCCGGCTTCTGCAACTATTTTCTTTACCCTGGAATCATAGTTACCGTAAGGATAAGTAAAATAAATAATAGAACGATTTAATTGAGCTTCAAGTATCTGCTTAGATTCCACAACTTCTTTATATAGCTGTTGATCTGATATTTTTGTGAGGGCAGGATGAGTTCTGCTGTGGGAAGATATTGTAATGAGTGGGTCATTAGCCATAATTCTTAATTGTTCCCAAGTAACATGAGTACGACCAGCATTAACTCCTACACCGCTCGTATGAATAGCAAAAACAGCCGGATAACCATATTTTTTTAATAGAGGATAAGCATATTCATAGTGCCCACCATAACCATCATCAAAAGTCAACAAGATAGGTTTTTTTGGTAATGGGCTTCCTGTTCGCAAGTGAGCAAAAAGTCGATTTAAGCTAATAGGAGTCATCTGAGTCGATTTAATCAGTTCAAAATGTTTCTCTAATTCTTGGGGTGTTATATCATAAATGACTTTCTTGTTTGAGATAATATCGTGATACATAATTACAGGTACTTTAGCTTTCTTTGCAGCTTGGTGTATTGTTGGTAAAGGCTCGGCGGGTATTGATAACACTTTGTCATCTGCAAAAGTCTTAAATAATATTTTTGAACCAGATAATACTTGATTGCCTATAGGCTCAAGTTGCCTAGCTATATTTTGAGACTGGGTACATAATTGTTGATTATTGAGCTGTTTTAAGGAAACTTTTATAATTCGTGATGTCTGAAAGTGCAGACTTTCAAATTCATTTGCAATCACCCGGTATGAACCAAAAAACCAAATACAAACTGTGGACAAAAACGCAATTCCTATGACACGAAACTTTCTCTGATTTTTTGGCACCATTTTTTGATAAGAATTCAGAATTATTCGTAATTATGTTTTTTGACGCACGGAAGTAGGTATAAAATCAGTTTCGTCCAATGCCCTACCTCGGTTTATAATGTTAAGGGTGGACTTACATCTAGTAGTGGTTCCTCAGCGTTGTAGGAAAGTGGCGCATTCCTTGGAGTTTTCGTGAAGCTTGCCCCTGCCCAACAGGTATTTGAGCCAATAGCGCCTAACTAGCTCAAAATTGCTTCCCACTCAGACTCAGAGATTGGTTGCACTTTTAACTCCATACCAAAACAATCTTCAGCAGCAGCAATTAAAGCGGCAATAATCTTCTCAATATCTAAGTTCTGGGGAAAATGGACAGGAGAAAAAGATTCTGTACCAAATACTTGAGTAAATAACTCAGCTGAAGGGTGCAAACGCATAGAACCATGTTGTAAAATAGCTCCACCTCGTCGCAGTTGCGCGCTACCGATCAGTTTAGTACCATCTGGCAAAATTAAATCTGCACCAGTTGCAGTGCCAAAACAGTTGGGGTTGTGGATGTAACCGCGTCCAGCTGTACCGTATTGTAATTCTATGCCGAGCGATCGCCACCCCTGAATCAAAAACTCACAAATTTTTTGGTACACCTGAACGCGACTCCCCACAATTCCAGATGTGACATCAGATGTGACAACAGCGTAGGTTAAATCACCTTGATGTAACACTGCACGTCCTCCTGTAGGACGCCGCACTAAATCCACTTTCTCACCTTGCCAAACCAGATGCTGCCAATGTTCAGGATATTTATGTTGATGGTAGCCTAAAGAAATGGCAGGTGGCGACCAAGTGTAAAATCGCAAAGCAGGAGGATGTCCCGACTGATGCTGTTTTAACAACCAGCTGTCAATCGCCATCTGCACATCACCAGAGGCTTCTAGCAACGGAATGAATCGCCACACTACAGTCAAGCCACACCAAATTCAGATTGTAATATTTCGTCGTTGTTATCGGCGATCGTTGCCACGATAGTAATTAAGCGGGAAGCCTCACCAGCAGACAAATCTGCCAGAGTGCGTGTTGCAAGTACGACAACTTGGTTTTCAATGAAGGCGAAACGCGATTCAAAGGTGCTAGATGCATTCATCTCTAACAACTGTCGCATTAACTTAGGTTCATCTTTGGCAGGTAATTTGAGCACTGCAGACCAAACTGTTAAAGTATCTTCATCAGTTCTTCCAGTCAGTTGGACATACACTTCCACTGTGCCGTACTTGAACTTCCAACGGTAACCACCTTCTGAAGGCTGACTCACCATTGCGCTGTCATCTTGTTCTAGCGTGTCGATAACGTTTTCGATGATCTCCACATAGTTAATGTCGTTTGTTTCTTCGATAATCTCATTGATGAGTTCATCAGTGGATGTGGATTCACTCTCAAGCGTTTCTGGATTGGATTGGTAGCTTGTCATACAGATTTTTGTCTCAACAGCATAATTGTTTCGTCTAGACTACTTTATAGCTTGTGTGCCTGATCATTTTAAGCTCCTTAAGTAGTCAAGGGGAATATTACGAAAATTTGCGATACATTCTAACAATAGCGAGGATGTCTCAATTTATGTCTGTTGTTTCCCAAGCTGCCCAAAGTCATGCCCAAAGTTTTGGAAAATCCCCAGAAGCAGGGTTATGAGTTGAATCGTGCTTTGGTGAGTGTACAAAGGTTGATCAGAAGTCAGGTTGAGCCAAGGTAATTTAATATAACAGAAAAGTAAGGATTCAGGTCTAAACTTGAGTGACCTGAATCCTTACAATAATTTAAAAAACAAGAATAATTTTGAATTTCAATTTTTACTCGCCCCAAGAACAACAGGCACAAGAAAAGAAAAGCCTAACGGTGAAATGCCGTACCAACCTACAAACAGTTAACAAGTCCAAGACGCAGAACTTCCCTTGTGAAGTCACATGAATATCCAATAGAGGCGTCGGCAAGAAACTTACCTGTTTGAGCCTGCTTAGTAACTCCATAGCCACCAAGAATCTCAAGTGCTGTTTGGGCGTTTTTAATTGCCACATCCACAGCAAAAGTCTTAGCTGCTGGTGCCTTCACCATTCCAGCGAGTTGGAGGTTAGTGTCTGCAGTATTTGCTGCCTCCCATACCGTTAATCGCGCAGCCTGGGTATTTATCATCATATCAGCAAGTTTCAAGGCGACTGACTGATGCTGGATAATTGGACGCCCCCAGCTAACCCGCTTTTTGGCATAATCTAAAGCATACTCATATGCAGCGCGAGCCAAACCAACGTAGCAAGCCGCAAGTCCAATAGCCACTTCAGGAAGCAACATGAGAAGTTTTGCCCCCTCCCCCTCTTTGCCAAGAAGATTCTCTGTAGGTACTCGCACGTTGTCAAGATGAATTTCTGCATGATGAGAAGGTTTCCAACCAATCATCTCGGTTCTGTTACCAAATTTCAGACCGGGGGTATTTGCTGGAATGTAGAATATAGACATACTCTCGCCCAAAGGCTTATCGAGAGCGGTGCGTGCAATGATGAAATATGCATCTGCAATCCCAGCATTTGTGACTAACGATGACTTTTTCCCGTTGAGGATGTATGCATCACCATCGCGTTGTGCAAAGGTCTTAAGTCCGATGTTAGGATCTGGTATTGGACAAAACAAATCTGAGGTGGCGACGTTTGGCTCACTTTCTGCAGCACTATACAAGTGAGGTTCCCCGGAACGAACATGCGACAATATTCGCTTTTGCTGTTCACTTGTTCCAGCCCTAGTCACGAAAAGGGACATTGCAGCAGTCAGATTAAAGTAACTAGACGCAATACTGACATCAACTGCACCTAGTTCTTCCAGAACCAAAACCAGATCTACGCACTTTCCACCCAAACCACCGTACTCTTTTGGGAGTAATAATGACGTGAATCCTAGTTCAGTTCCTTTGCGGAACACACTTTGACAGAAATCCCAAGGTTCTATTTCTGGGTTATCAGATTCCTCAATGATTTGAACAATAGGTTTAATCTCTGTTTGGGCAAACTCAAGCGCTTTCGACTGCAACATCCGCTGTTCAAGAGTGAGGCTGAAGTCAATCATGATTTATTTTTTCCTTCATCATTGGATGTTCTTGACGCCATAGGTTAGTAGTCTGCCAACCAAAACTTGGGTGTGGGTTGGGGAAAGGGTAAAAAAAAATAAGACATCTTTCTCCTTTACCCTGACAAGTTTCCTGAGCAAAACACTAGGAGCAATTTGGGATTAACTTTCCATATGGCTCTAGCTAACTATCATATAGCCCTTGAGATGGTAGAAAAATCTTGCCTATAACTCGATAATTTTAGTTTCATATGTTATTTTTCAGTCTTGTAACTCTTACTAGATAAAGTTTTCAGTCTTTGTCGCCTAACTTCAAGACATCGCAATTTAGATAAAAAGATGTCAAAATTACATATAAAAAAATCAACTCCTCATCTCCACTCGCCCTGCAAAGTGAACGCCGCCCAATATGAAGGTTTATTCCATTTCGAGTCTTGCAACAGCTTCAGTTGTGCGGCACGTAGAGCAGCACTAGGTGACTTTCCTTGCTGTAAGATTTGCTTATAAAATTCCTGCATCAA
This portion of the Brasilonema sennae CENA114 genome encodes:
- a CDS encoding CHAT domain-containing protein, with amino-acid sequence MAGKKPVFFRIIKSIVSFKYPGRSWIAQPILAAIAMFVCVLISPVLAQAPLVNSTVHQFTISEGKTQDLVQQGKKLYEAGQFTLAVKVLQEASAAFRTQGDYLGEAVTLSNLCLAFQQLSLWNQAEKAIAQSLNLLKSLKNSQESSNILAQALDVQGRLQLSRGQSEAALTTWQQAAGIYQQIKDTAAFTRNQINSAQALQVLGRYRQAKKILTEVSQTFQNQSDSSTKASGLLSLGNIMQVVGDLKESQQVLQQSLALAKATSSDQIIAETLFSLGNTARAQHDKKKALDYYQQAASASTDSTTRTQAHLNRLSLLVETKQFADASALSSQIQSEINNLPASRMVVEAKINFAQSLMKLNSCTSCKTIPPRVGNPPRVAKVFSTEQNTDSSKFLVNFNGLGLLPRNFSSGRATLLMENRATSPSSPSVLETSAQILANAVQQAQSLQDNRAESYALGTLGNLYQINQQFTDAQKLTQKALVIAQNLHALDIVYQWQWQLGRIYKQQGNQKTAIAYYSEAFNTLQTLRSDLVAINPDIQFSFRESVEPVYRELVALLLQTENESIQHQESQKSENQKNLQQARFVIEALQIAELDNFFRSACLTAKQKLDLIVDKKDSRSAVLYPIILPDRLDVILKLPNQNLRHYKTVIAENKVERVVENLTEYLRDVTRTSQVKQLSQQIYDWLIQPAEAELSKSGIKTLVFVLDGALRNIPMSVLYDKQHEKYLVEKYAIAIAPGLQLLDPKPLQKVKLNTIIAGVAAERTIENRKFPPLQNVPQELQQIQSEVPKTEELLNQKFTEHNLQKELQSAPFSVVHLATHGEFSSDPEKTFVLTWDKLLKVKEFDHLLRFRDTKTSSAIELLVLSACKTAVGDKRAALGLAGVAVQAGARSTLATLWSVDDEATANLMSWFYKELKAGVNKAEALQRAQLAVFAQQKSPYFWAPFVLVGNWL
- a CDS encoding HD domain-containing protein, which encodes MQITRLTQQIQFIIEIDKLKQILRQTLLTDGSRRENSAEHSWHLAIMAVVLAEYAPEGVDLSRAIKMLLIHDLVEIDAGDTFCYDVQGNESKQEREAQAALRLFGLLPADQASELRSVWEEFETLQTPTAKFAAALDRIQPLLHNQQTQGGTWRIHSVTRDQVMKRVAPVETGTPELWSFVQQLIEDCIAAGYLKYAPASTPAK
- a CDS encoding acyl-CoA dehydrogenase family protein, giving the protein MIDFSLTLEQRMLQSKALEFAQTEIKPIVQIIEESDNPEIEPWDFCQSVFRKGTELGFTSLLLPKEYGGLGGKCVDLVLVLEELGAVDVSIASSYFNLTAAMSLFVTRAGTSEQQKRILSHVRSGEPHLYSAAESEPNVATSDLFCPIPDPNIGLKTFAQRDGDAYILNGKKSSLVTNAGIADAYFIIARTALDKPLGESMSIFYIPANTPGLKFGNRTEMIGWKPSHHAEIHLDNVRVPTENLLGKEGEGAKLLMLLPEVAIGLAACYVGLARAAYEYALDYAKKRVSWGRPIIQHQSVALKLADMMINTQAARLTVWEAANTADTNLQLAGMVKAPAAKTFAVDVAIKNAQTALEILGGYGVTKQAQTGKFLADASIGYSCDFTREVLRLGLVNCL
- a CDS encoding YbjN domain-containing protein; translated protein: MTSYQSNPETLESESTSTDELINEIIEETNDINYVEIIENVIDTLEQDDSAMVSQPSEGGYRWKFKYGTVEVYVQLTGRTDEDTLTVWSAVLKLPAKDEPKLMRQLLEMNASSTFESRFAFIENQVVVLATRTLADLSAGEASRLITIVATIADNNDEILQSEFGVA
- a CDS encoding polysaccharide deacetylase family protein; translated protein: MVPKNQRKFRVIGIAFLSTVCIWFFGSYRVIANEFESLHFQTSRIIKVSLKQLNNQQLCTQSQNIARQLEPIGNQVLSGSKILFKTFADDKVLSIPAEPLPTIHQAAKKAKVPVIMYHDIISNKKVIYDITPQELEKHFELIKSTQMTPISLNRLFAHLRTGSPLPKKPILLTFDDGYGGHYEYAYPLLKKYGYPAVFAIHTSGVGVNAGRTHVTWEQLRIMANDPLITISSHSRTHPALTKISDQQLYKEVVESKQILEAQLNRSIIYFTYPYGNYDSRVKKIVAEAGYLAALTIGDPTEMFANQSKDLFAISRFEKSRLEKVIPQAWGSPNLAQCNS
- a CDS encoding lipoyl protein ligase domain-containing protein, encoding MAIDSWLLKQHQSGHPPALRFYTWSPPAISLGYHQHKYPEHWQHLVWQGEKVDLVRRPTGGRAVLHQGDLTYAVVTSDVTSGIVGSRVQVYQKICEFLIQGWRSLGIELQYGTAGRGYIHNPNCFGTATGADLILPDGTKLIGSAQLRRGGAILQHGSMRLHPSAELFTQVFGTESFSPVHFPQNLDIEKIIAALIAAAEDCFGMELKVQPISESEWEAILS